From the genome of Triticum aestivum cultivar Chinese Spring chromosome 3B, IWGSC CS RefSeq v2.1, whole genome shotgun sequence, one region includes:
- the LOC123066122 gene encoding F-box/LRR-repeat protein At2g43260-like, whose amino-acid sequence MLSISTRWAKRTPNLQMHFCCFSTREGGRSSSSSLRRRHPPHCSGEESLAQPATMAEAASAERAALLLPGLPDEISIWEILVGLPPKALLRCRAVCRAWRRATSTRDFLLAHHARQPALPLLYIYNCVGNNIRSLDIIPFDRRARVAADDQLRPVARLCQAPFCAMASCDGLLLCFTNDCCYALCNPATRQYARLRFLPGSVPLGVYSHSPTGKYRLLLYRFATGPGPDAQGGTFVLVLGSGQPPRSIGCPDARELLSIPSVLFRGGLHWHKEQNERIVVFDTTTELFRHMRVPVVFFSRCTNLFEMDGMLGVSSFNYAAATIDIWMAQDYKSEVWSNKYHVELPVAELTARFGRFNTRGFGVVASSDGHLLMLLKFSDWLLQVDMDGKLVASFHCKGLAYTRFCLKQTLVSHTFFPALQRYVVNAKPFI is encoded by the coding sequence ATGTTGTCCATCTCAACGAGATGGGCTAAGCGCACTCCAAACCTCCAAATGCATTTCTGTTGTTTCTCCACGAGAGAGGGAGGAaggtcttcctcttcctctctccgcCGCCGTCACCCACCCCACTGCTCCGGCGAGGAATCGCTCGCCCAGCCGGCGACCATGGCGGAGGCCGCAAGCGCAGAAAGAGCTGCGCTTCTCCTACCAGGCCTCCCGGATGAAATTTCCATCTGGGAGATCCTCGTTGGCCTGCCCCCCAAAGCCCTCCTCCGTTGCCGCGCCGTCTGCCGCGCCTGGCGCCGAGCCACCTCCACCCGAGACTTCCTCCTCGCCCACCACGCCCGCCAGCCCGCCCTCCCACTCCTCTACATCTACAACTGCGTCGGCAACAACATCCGATCCCTAGACATCATCCCCTTCGACCGCCGGGCAAGGGTCGCGGCCGACGACCAGCTCCGGCCAGTCGCGCGACTTTGTCAGGCCCCCTTCTGTGCGATGGCCTCCTGCGACGGTCTCCTCCTCTGCTTCACGAACGACTGCTGCTACGCCCTCTGCAACCCGGCGACTCGTCAGTATGCTCGCCTCCGGTTTCTTCCTGGCTCCGTGCCCCTGGGGGTGTACTCGCACAGCCCAACCGGCAAGTACCGGCTATTGCTGTACAGGTTCGCCACTGGACCGGGGCCTGACGCTCAAGGTGGCACCTTCGTGTTGGTATTAGGCTCCGGCCAACCGCCACGGTCCATAGGGTGCCCTGATGCTAGGGAACTGCTGTCCATCCCGTCCGTCCTGTTCCGCGGTGGCCTGCATTGGCACAAAGAGCAGAATGAGAGGATAGTGGTATTCGACACCACCACTGAGTTGTTCCGGCACATGCGCGTTCCGGTTGTTTTTTTTTCTCGCTGCACTAACCTGTTTGAGATGGATGGAATGCTCGGCGTGTCCAGCTTTAATTATGCAGCGGCAACCATCGATATCTGGATGGCGCAGGACTACAAGAGTGAGGTCTGGTCCAACAAGTACCACGTTGAGTTGCCGGTTGCAGAGCTCACCGCGCGCTTTGGAAGGTTCAACACACGTGGGTTTGGGGTAGTCGCTTCTTCGGATGGTCATTTGCTCATGCTGCTCAAATTTAGCGACTGGCTACTTCAGGTTGATATGGATGGCAAGTTGGTCGCTAGTTTCCATTGCAAAGGCCTTGCTTATACTAGATTTTGTCTCAAACAAACTTTAGTTTCGCATACCTTCTTTCCGGCACTACAGCGTTATGTTGTGAACGCTAAGCCTTTCATCTGA